The following are from one region of the uncultured Hyphomonas sp. genome:
- a CDS encoding OmpW family outer membrane protein, with translation MKRLFCAALLASATWTAVAGVATADENPWMVRGRVIGVLPNESASLSVGGAPLGGNVDISDEYVPELDITYFFNKHIAAELILATTKHDVTATNVAAVGGADVDLGHVWVLPPTLTLQYHFDNGSQFKPYVGAGINATFFYNEDEGSTADNIDYDSSFGPALQIGFDFDLDGQPGGWALNADVKKIWINSDVTVDFTSALGATVDADVDINPTVVGLGLGYKF, from the coding sequence ATGAAACGCCTCTTCTGTGCAGCGCTCCTGGCGAGCGCAACCTGGACCGCCGTTGCTGGGGTCGCAACCGCTGATGAAAATCCGTGGATGGTCCGTGGCCGGGTGATCGGCGTCCTTCCAAACGAGTCTGCCAGCCTGTCGGTTGGTGGTGCTCCGCTTGGCGGCAATGTCGACATCAGCGACGAATATGTGCCTGAGCTCGACATCACCTACTTCTTCAACAAGCACATCGCTGCCGAGCTGATCCTGGCCACCACGAAGCATGACGTGACTGCCACGAACGTGGCTGCTGTCGGCGGGGCTGACGTCGACCTGGGCCATGTGTGGGTCCTGCCGCCGACGCTGACGCTGCAGTATCACTTCGACAATGGCAGCCAGTTCAAGCCGTATGTCGGCGCCGGTATCAACGCCACGTTCTTCTACAATGAAGACGAAGGCTCGACCGCAGACAACATTGATTACGATTCAAGCTTCGGGCCGGCCCTTCAGATCGGCTTCGACTTTGACCTTGATGGCCAGCCGGGTGGCTGGGCGCTCAATGCCGACGTGAAGAAGATCTGGATCAACAGCGACGTCACCGTCGACTTCACGAGCGCCCTCGGCGCCACGGTGGATGCTGACGTGGACATCAACCCGACCGTTGTTGGCCTCGGCTTGGGTTACAAGTTTTAG
- a CDS encoding iron-containing alcohol dehydrogenase, whose protein sequence is MPVMTFLTTCIFDSGALKQLPNVAKSLGITRPFIVTDPGIKAAGLLAKVEDALGMAPAGVFADTVPNPLESQAKLAAEAYKECGADGLIAVGGGSSMDHAKAIGLLVSHPDPLETYAAISGGAKKIKKIPPLIAIPTTAGTGSEVSVGTVVILENGRKETIVSPNLIPATAICDPDLTLGLPAGLTAATGMDALTHCIEAVLAPAINPPAEGIGYDGAYRAFGEGWLKKAVQDGSDPDARWNMMMASYEGALAFVKGLGGVHALSHAAGRLKDKKLHHGTLNAVFLPHILRFHEGAADVKYARLRQVMGLKEGADLADAIAKLNEDLGIPSTLKDMGLGMEDAEGIVEYALKDLAHFGNPQPMSADDYAKVYETALG, encoded by the coding sequence ATGCCCGTAATGACCTTCCTGACAACCTGTATTTTCGACTCCGGCGCGCTGAAACAGCTGCCGAATGTCGCAAAGAGTCTGGGCATCACCCGCCCTTTCATCGTGACCGACCCGGGCATCAAGGCCGCCGGTCTCCTGGCGAAAGTGGAAGATGCACTCGGCATGGCGCCGGCGGGCGTCTTCGCCGACACCGTCCCGAACCCGCTTGAATCCCAGGCCAAGCTGGCCGCTGAAGCCTATAAGGAATGCGGCGCAGACGGACTGATCGCTGTCGGTGGCGGCTCCTCCATGGACCACGCCAAGGCCATCGGCCTGCTGGTCAGCCATCCCGATCCGCTGGAAACCTATGCGGCGATCTCTGGCGGCGCCAAGAAGATCAAGAAGATCCCGCCGCTGATCGCCATCCCGACAACGGCGGGTACGGGCTCCGAAGTCTCTGTCGGCACCGTGGTCATCCTGGAGAACGGGCGCAAGGAAACCATCGTGTCCCCGAACCTGATCCCGGCCACCGCAATCTGCGATCCGGACCTGACGCTGGGCCTGCCTGCCGGCCTGACCGCCGCGACCGGTATGGACGCGCTCACACACTGTATCGAGGCCGTGCTGGCCCCGGCCATCAATCCGCCTGCAGAGGGTATCGGCTATGATGGCGCCTATCGCGCGTTTGGCGAAGGCTGGCTGAAAAAAGCCGTTCAGGACGGCTCCGATCCCGATGCCCGCTGGAACATGATGATGGCCAGCTATGAAGGCGCGCTTGCCTTCGTGAAAGGGCTTGGCGGCGTGCACGCGCTGTCTCATGCAGCCGGGCGTCTGAAAGACAAGAAGCTGCACCATGGCACGCTGAACGCGGTTTTCCTGCCGCATATCCTGCGCTTCCATGAAGGCGCCGCCGACGTAAAATATGCGCGCCTGCGCCAGGTCATGGGCCTGAAGGAAGGCGCCGACCTCGCCGACGCGATCGCGAAATTGAACGAGGATCTCGGCATTCCGTCCACGCTGAAGGACATGGGCCTTGGCATGGAAGATGCCGAAGGCATCGTCGAATATGCCCTGAAAGACCTTGCGCACTTCGGCAATCCGCAGCCAATGAGTGCGGACGATTATGCGAAGGTCTACGAGACCGCGCTCGGATAA
- a CDS encoding DNA-3-methyladenine glycosylase I codes for MAQKFAPILKMAAGHHGGRANALEMSQNTHAVADLSKVSADRLLSVMTRCVFNAGFNWKVIDAKWDGFEAAFEGFDPGKLAFFGEEMLDRLVSDERIVRNGQKIRATLENAKLVADIEAKEGGFGHFLASWPADDQLGLMTSLHKRGSRLGGATGAYFLRFAGWDAWIASSHVCAALVREGVLDKPQATSKRDLTALQTAINAYHDDNGLPRAQISRLLAMSIG; via the coding sequence ATGGCGCAAAAGTTCGCTCCGATCCTGAAGATGGCCGCCGGCCATCATGGCGGACGGGCGAACGCGCTGGAGATGTCACAGAACACACATGCGGTGGCGGACCTTTCCAAAGTGTCCGCCGACCGTTTGCTTTCCGTCATGACGCGCTGCGTGTTCAATGCCGGGTTCAACTGGAAAGTCATCGACGCCAAATGGGACGGGTTCGAAGCGGCCTTCGAAGGCTTCGATCCCGGCAAGCTCGCCTTTTTCGGGGAAGAGATGCTCGACCGTCTGGTCTCGGACGAACGCATCGTGCGCAATGGCCAGAAGATCCGGGCCACGCTGGAGAACGCGAAACTCGTCGCAGACATTGAGGCGAAGGAAGGCGGCTTTGGCCACTTCCTTGCCAGCTGGCCGGCAGATGACCAGCTGGGCCTGATGACCAGCCTGCACAAGCGCGGCTCCCGCCTTGGCGGGGCGACCGGTGCCTATTTCCTGCGCTTTGCGGGGTGGGACGCCTGGATCGCTTCGTCTCATGTGTGCGCGGCGCTGGTTCGCGAAGGCGTGCTGGACAAGCCGCAGGCCACGTCAAAACGTGACCTGACCGCCCTTCAGACCGCAATCAATGCCTACCATGACGACAACGGCCTGCCCCGCGCCCAGATCAGCCGCCTGCTCGCGATGAGCATCGGCTGA
- a CDS encoding carotenoid oxygenase family protein, translating to MSSPVESAIRGVVTKGVVAIAGFNRERKKSKGPNPFLEGLHTPVTEEVTDTALKVTGEIPAALNGLYVRNGPNPLANVNAATHHWFIGDAMVHGIRLQDGKPLWYRNRWVRSNAVSDALGEARAPGPRHPRTDVANTNIVGHAGKLWAVVEAGGYPVEMADDLKTVAHSDFDGTLGESYSAHPHLDPETGEMHAICYEAQHPDTIWHTVVDASGHVRRNEPIAVKNGPMIHDCQITTNYVIVMDLPVTFSMSALMGGTSFPFRWNPKHKARIGLLPREGRGDEIIWCDVDPCYIFHPANAYETEDGKVVMDACVYETMFDTDGHGPDSPTAKFESLTIDPAARQVTREVIDAAPQEFPRYDERLTGKPYRYAYAVALPEKADDGFVGGTCLFKHDLGAGEREVHDFGPGRVPAEFVFVPAHEAAAEDEGWLIGYVSNIRDDTSDFVILDAANFTAPPVAEIHIPYRIPPGFHGNFVQRG from the coding sequence ATGTCCAGCCCTGTTGAATCCGCCATTCGCGGCGTCGTTACCAAAGGCGTCGTGGCCATCGCTGGTTTCAATCGCGAGCGCAAGAAGTCAAAAGGGCCCAATCCTTTCCTGGAAGGCCTGCACACGCCGGTGACGGAAGAAGTGACCGACACGGCGCTGAAGGTGACCGGTGAAATTCCGGCCGCGCTCAATGGGCTCTACGTGCGTAACGGGCCGAACCCGCTGGCCAATGTCAACGCCGCCACCCATCACTGGTTCATCGGGGACGCCATGGTGCATGGTATCCGCCTGCAGGACGGCAAGCCGCTCTGGTACCGCAATCGCTGGGTCCGCTCCAATGCGGTGAGCGATGCGCTGGGCGAAGCGCGGGCGCCAGGGCCCCGCCATCCGCGTACGGATGTCGCCAATACCAATATTGTCGGACATGCCGGCAAGCTGTGGGCCGTGGTCGAGGCAGGCGGCTATCCGGTTGAGATGGCAGACGACCTGAAGACCGTCGCGCATTCGGATTTCGATGGCACGCTGGGCGAATCCTATTCCGCCCACCCGCATCTGGATCCGGAGACCGGCGAGATGCATGCCATCTGTTACGAAGCTCAGCATCCGGACACGATCTGGCACACGGTTGTGGACGCATCCGGTCATGTCCGCCGCAACGAGCCTATCGCCGTGAAGAACGGCCCGATGATCCATGACTGCCAGATCACAACAAACTACGTGATCGTGATGGACCTGCCGGTGACTTTCTCCATGTCGGCGCTGATGGGCGGCACGAGCTTCCCCTTCCGCTGGAACCCGAAACATAAGGCCCGCATCGGCCTGCTGCCGCGCGAGGGCAGAGGAGACGAGATCATCTGGTGCGATGTCGACCCCTGTTACATCTTCCACCCCGCCAATGCCTATGAGACCGAAGACGGCAAGGTCGTCATGGATGCCTGCGTCTATGAAACCATGTTCGATACGGATGGCCACGGCCCGGACTCGCCGACCGCGAAATTCGAGTCCCTGACGATCGATCCGGCGGCCCGGCAGGTGACGCGCGAAGTGATCGACGCGGCGCCGCAGGAATTCCCGCGTTACGATGAACGCCTGACCGGCAAGCCGTATCGCTACGCTTACGCCGTGGCGCTTCCGGAAAAGGCCGATGACGGATTTGTCGGCGGGACGTGCCTGTTCAAGCATGATCTCGGGGCAGGCGAGCGGGAGGTGCATGATTTCGGCCCGGGCCGGGTGCCTGCCGAATTTGTATTCGTTCCGGCGCATGAAGCGGCCGCCGAAGATGAAGGCTGGCTGATCGGCTATGTCAGTAATATTCGGGACGACACATCAGACTTCGTGATTCTGGATGCGGCCAACTTCACCGCGCCGCCGGTTGCCGAGATCCATATTCCTTATCGTATTCCGCCGGGTTTCCACGGCAATTTCGTTCAGCGCGGGTGA
- a CDS encoding TetR/AcrR family transcriptional regulator, whose translation MTSDDNTVNMKARAGRYHHGDLRSALIEEGLAQLDVKAPEAVSLREIARNVGVSATAVYRHFPDKAALLSALCGVGGERLADAFREAMSGAGDHRAAFQAMGQAYVKFALRNPSVFRLMMTQRPPEGDRNEAPSATDEPFGMLSDTLNALMPAETSRADRKIKRLQAWSIVHGLAMLMLDGQVTPDEALVDQVIATSFL comes from the coding sequence ATGACATCAGATGATAACACTGTCAACATGAAGGCGCGCGCGGGCCGCTACCATCATGGCGACCTGCGCTCTGCCCTGATCGAGGAAGGGCTCGCCCAGCTGGACGTGAAGGCCCCGGAGGCTGTCAGCCTGCGCGAGATCGCCCGCAATGTCGGCGTATCGGCAACAGCCGTGTACCGGCACTTTCCCGACAAGGCTGCCCTTCTCAGCGCACTGTGCGGCGTTGGCGGCGAACGCCTGGCCGACGCGTTCCGGGAGGCGATGTCCGGTGCAGGCGACCACCGGGCAGCGTTCCAGGCCATGGGCCAGGCCTATGTAAAATTCGCCCTGCGCAACCCGTCCGTCTTTCGCCTGATGATGACGCAAAGGCCGCCGGAGGGGGACCGGAACGAAGCGCCCAGCGCAACGGACGAACCCTTTGGCATGCTGTCGGATACGCTGAACGCGCTGATGCCCGCGGAGACCTCGCGCGCCGACCGCAAGATCAAGCGGCTACAGGCCTGGTCGATCGTGCATGGACTGGCCATGCTGATGCTGGACGGACAGGTCACCCCGGACGAAGCGCTTGTCGACCAGGTCATCGCCACGAGTTTTCTTTAG
- the phaZ gene encoding polyhydroxyalkanoate depolymerase, translating to MLYSFVEMNRAAMAPMRMAVRAGRMAMHSSINPIAQTDYGKALTAFADVFESATRYYGKPEWGIDSVKINSAPVPVTPTVAWRSPWCNMVHFRKDPDALASARKPGSAPLPRMLIVAPLSGHYATLLRGTVEGFLETHDVYIADWADARMAPVWLGRFDLDDYMDNVRKMISHIGPGAHVLAVCQPGPPVLAAISMMAEDNDPNRPASMTFMGSPIDARRSPTVPNELAEERSFEWFQENMIYTVPGPYPGVFRRVYPGFVQLASFMNMNWGRHVDAQWRFFNHLVDGDGDNAGKHREFYDEYLSVLDMTEEFYLQTILRVFQEHHLARGIMKYRYSRPIRPEKIRDVALMTVEGEKDDISGIGQTQAAHDLCTKLPKEMQLDYIQPGVGHYGVFNGNRFRTEIAPRVAEFTRRFTHREMDEAALEKV from the coding sequence ATGCTCTACTCCTTTGTCGAAATGAACCGTGCCGCGATGGCGCCGATGCGTATGGCTGTACGCGCGGGCCGCATGGCGATGCATTCTTCGATCAACCCCATCGCCCAGACGGATTACGGCAAGGCGCTCACCGCCTTTGCCGACGTGTTCGAAAGCGCCACCCGCTATTATGGCAAGCCGGAATGGGGCATCGACTCGGTCAAGATCAACAGCGCGCCCGTGCCGGTCACCCCGACGGTGGCCTGGCGGTCGCCCTGGTGCAACATGGTCCATTTCCGCAAGGATCCGGACGCACTGGCCTCCGCCCGCAAGCCGGGCTCTGCGCCCCTGCCCCGCATGCTGATCGTGGCGCCGCTGTCCGGCCACTATGCCACTCTGCTGCGCGGAACGGTCGAAGGCTTTCTGGAGACGCATGACGTCTACATTGCCGACTGGGCCGATGCGCGCATGGCGCCGGTCTGGCTCGGCCGGTTCGACCTCGATGACTATATGGACAATGTCCGCAAGATGATCTCGCACATCGGGCCCGGCGCGCATGTGCTGGCCGTGTGCCAGCCCGGCCCGCCGGTTCTGGCTGCGATCTCGATGATGGCGGAAGACAATGATCCGAACCGCCCGGCCTCGATGACCTTTATGGGATCTCCCATCGATGCCCGCCGCAGCCCGACCGTGCCGAACGAACTGGCCGAGGAGCGATCCTTCGAATGGTTCCAGGAAAACATGATCTACACCGTGCCCGGGCCTTATCCGGGCGTGTTCCGCCGGGTCTATCCGGGCTTTGTGCAGCTCGCCTCGTTCATGAACATGAACTGGGGGCGGCATGTCGATGCGCAGTGGCGCTTCTTCAACCATCTCGTCGATGGTGACGGCGACAATGCCGGCAAGCACCGTGAATTCTATGACGAATACCTCTCGGTCCTCGACATGACCGAAGAGTTCTACCTGCAGACCATCCTGCGTGTGTTCCAGGAACACCATCTGGCGCGCGGCATCATGAAATATCGCTATTCGCGCCCGATCCGGCCCGAGAAAATCCGCGATGTGGCGCTGATGACGGTCGAAGGGGAAAAGGACGATATTTCCGGCATCGGCCAGACGCAGGCGGCGCATGATTTGTGCACCAAGCTGCCGAAGGAAATGCAGCTGGACTATATCCAGCCGGGCGTTGGCCATTACGGCGTCTTCAACGGCAACCGTTTCCGGACGGAGATCGCCCCGCGCGTCGCCGAATTTACCCGCCGCTTCACCCATCGCGAAATGGACGAAGCCGCCCTCGAAAAGGTCTAG
- a CDS encoding ZIP family metal transporter, producing the protein MTTLGLISVSVRGDWSARYSGLFALAAGGMLVSLTLLHITPEAFALSTHTPVFLMVGFFGGLGLHFGIGALFPESSDRGRAAAVTPLAAVAIHSLLDGVIYSVTFAASFSSGVYAAAALMLHEFPEGVIAFAILRRHSFSNRESFFWAFLAAAVTTPLGVIVATPFMYGLTPDIIGSLFAVSAGLLLYVATGPLMAPLSEEPPMRSLMALSAGVGLAVLMALMPLHPHEDAGGQIAPAPHDHFSPDHIPH; encoded by the coding sequence ATGACAACGCTTGGCCTGATCTCTGTATCTGTGCGCGGGGATTGGAGCGCGCGTTATTCCGGCCTGTTCGCGCTGGCCGCTGGCGGCATGCTGGTCAGTCTGACGCTGTTGCACATCACCCCGGAAGCCTTTGCGCTCAGCACCCATACGCCGGTTTTCCTGATGGTGGGGTTCTTTGGCGGTCTCGGCCTGCATTTCGGGATTGGGGCGCTGTTTCCGGAAAGCTCTGACCGGGGGCGGGCGGCGGCAGTCACGCCTCTCGCAGCTGTGGCGATCCACTCCCTGCTGGACGGGGTGATCTATTCGGTCACCTTTGCCGCGAGCTTCTCCTCGGGCGTTTATGCGGCAGCCGCGCTGATGCTGCACGAGTTTCCGGAAGGCGTGATCGCCTTTGCCATTCTGCGCCGTCACAGTTTCTCGAACCGCGAATCCTTCTTCTGGGCTTTCCTGGCCGCGGCCGTGACCACGCCGCTGGGCGTGATCGTGGCGACGCCGTTCATGTACGGCCTGACACCGGACATTATCGGCAGCCTGTTCGCCGTCTCTGCCGGTCTCCTCCTCTATGTGGCGACCGGCCCGCTGATGGCGCCGCTGAGTGAGGAGCCGCCGATGCGCAGCCTGATGGCATTGAGTGCCGGTGTGGGGCTCGCTGTCCTGATGGCGCTGATGCCGCTGCATCCGCATGAAGACGCGGGCGGGCAAATCGCCCCGGCCCCGCACGATCATTTTTCACCAGACCACATTCCGCACTAG
- a CDS encoding DUF2796 domain-containing protein: MNSFRFWPVAAVSAASLLTLVACSPANAPYEPSSQPAPQSELTDAADAVDIDRPLAPDAVAELEAANDHDEGHAGEPHEHGGGDLAITREDDFLTVTLDAPLANFGLSETKVPEGEKAEDLAEGIVEPIGPTTCEETERSSSGRTNGTHGAITLSVVWRCKKIDRIEGMKVHVFELYPGFHHIDAIYLGPEGQQVARELTPNDTEIDFD; the protein is encoded by the coding sequence ATGAATTCATTCCGTTTCTGGCCGGTTGCGGCCGTTTCCGCCGCCAGCCTGCTGACACTTGTTGCCTGCAGCCCGGCCAACGCACCCTACGAACCTTCTTCGCAACCTGCCCCGCAATCGGAGCTGACTGATGCCGCCGATGCGGTCGACATCGACCGGCCGCTTGCGCCGGACGCGGTTGCCGAACTCGAAGCGGCCAATGATCACGACGAAGGCCATGCCGGCGAACCGCATGAGCATGGCGGCGGGGATCTCGCAATCACCCGGGAAGACGATTTCCTGACCGTGACGCTCGATGCGCCGCTGGCCAATTTCGGCCTTTCGGAAACGAAGGTGCCGGAAGGCGAGAAGGCCGAAGACCTGGCTGAAGGCATCGTTGAGCCGATCGGGCCGACGACCTGCGAAGAGACCGAACGCTCCAGCAGCGGCCGCACCAACGGCACCCATGGCGCGATCACCCTGTCGGTCGTCTGGCGCTGCAAGAAGATCGACCGGATCGAAGGCATGAAGGTACACGTCTTCGAACTCTATCCGGGCTTCCATCATATTGACGCGATCTATCTTGGCCCCGAAGGCCAGCAGGTCGCCCGGGAGCTGACCCCCAACGATACAGAGATCGATTTCGACTGA
- a CDS encoding ABC transporter ATP-binding protein: MQPETSGTDAIRVDNLRFAWPGHPPVLDIQNFTLARGEKLFLRGPSGSGKSTLLGLIAGVLSPETGTIDVLGNDMATLSAAKRDRVRADHLGVIFQMFNLVPYLSVTGNVTLPLRFSPARRAKVGKDAEGEARRLLGRLGLTDATLLDRRVSDLSVGQQQRVAAARALMGGPDIVIADEPTSALDADARDKFIELLSEEAGRTGAALLFVSHDASLARQFDRAVDLSEINTAGVSA, translated from the coding sequence ATGCAGCCTGAGACCTCCGGCACGGACGCCATCCGGGTAGACAATCTTCGTTTTGCCTGGCCGGGACACCCGCCCGTTCTGGATATCCAGAACTTCACCCTCGCCCGGGGCGAAAAATTGTTCCTGCGCGGACCATCCGGATCCGGAAAATCGACGCTGCTCGGCCTGATCGCCGGGGTGCTCAGCCCGGAGACCGGCACGATCGACGTGCTGGGCAACGATATGGCCACGCTCAGCGCTGCGAAGCGTGACAGAGTCCGGGCCGACCATCTGGGCGTCATCTTCCAGATGTTCAATCTGGTGCCGTACCTGTCGGTGACCGGGAATGTCACGCTGCCGCTGCGCTTTTCCCCGGCCCGCCGCGCAAAGGTCGGCAAGGATGCAGAGGGCGAAGCCCGGCGCCTGCTCGGCCGGCTCGGCCTGACCGATGCCACCCTGCTGGACCGGCGGGTTTCGGACCTGTCCGTCGGCCAGCAACAGCGTGTCGCCGCCGCCCGCGCCCTGATGGGCGGGCCGGACATCGTCATCGCGGATGAGCCGACCTCGGCCCTCGACGCCGATGCCCGTGACAAATTCATCGAACTGCTCAGCGAGGAGGCCGGACGCACGGGCGCCGCGCTCCTCTTCGTCAGCCATGACGCGAGCCTTGCCCGCCAGTTCGACCGGGCCGTCGACCTTTCGGAGATCAATACGGCGGGAGTAAGCGCATGA
- a CDS encoding FtsX-like permease family protein, with translation MKALFALAWKSLLNRRASVLLTLLAVALSVALFLGVDKARTGAREGFGHTISGTDLIVGAPTGSVNLLLYSVFRMGNATAEISWPTYEKLAARDDIAWTVPISLGDSHRGFRVMGTNDSYFEHYHYGRGESLRFAKGHKMEDLFDAVIGADVARELGYKIGTPLVLSHGLGKADFGASHDNRPFRVAGILAPTGTPVDRTVIVSLEAITAIHVGWESGAKNPLSDSITEDMIRSFNLTPKTITAVYVGLKRKGTILRTRREINTNKGEPLMAIMPGEALAELWSVTAMAERALLAVSIFVIAVGVVSILTSILTSLNERRREMSILRAVGARPGHIFGLLTLEAGLIGFLGALLGILIVHGLILIAGPIVMQRYGISLGGTGPGMTDLLTLLAVTGASLLAGAIPAWAAFRRSLADGLSVKL, from the coding sequence ATGAAGGCCCTGTTTGCCCTCGCCTGGAAAAGCCTGCTGAACCGGCGGGCCTCGGTGCTGCTGACCCTGTTGGCCGTGGCGCTGTCGGTTGCCCTGTTTCTGGGCGTCGACAAGGCCCGCACCGGGGCGCGTGAAGGCTTTGGCCATACGATTTCCGGCACCGACCTGATTGTCGGCGCGCCCACGGGCAGTGTGAACCTGCTGCTCTATTCGGTCTTCCGGATGGGCAATGCGACGGCGGAGATTTCCTGGCCGACCTATGAGAAACTGGCCGCCCGCGACGACATCGCCTGGACGGTGCCGATTTCCCTTGGCGACAGCCATCGCGGCTTCCGCGTGATGGGAACGAACGATTCCTATTTCGAGCACTATCATTATGGCCGCGGCGAATCCCTGCGCTTTGCCAAGGGCCACAAGATGGAAGACCTGTTCGATGCGGTAATCGGCGCCGACGTCGCCCGCGAGCTTGGCTATAAGATCGGCACGCCGCTGGTCCTGTCCCACGGGCTCGGCAAGGCCGATTTCGGTGCCAGCCATGACAACCGGCCGTTCCGCGTTGCGGGTATTCTCGCACCGACGGGCACACCGGTGGACCGGACGGTGATCGTCTCACTTGAAGCCATCACCGCCATCCATGTCGGCTGGGAAAGCGGCGCGAAGAATCCGCTCTCCGATTCGATCACCGAAGACATGATCCGCAGCTTCAACCTGACGCCCAAGACGATCACGGCTGTCTATGTCGGCCTGAAACGCAAGGGCACGATCCTGCGCACCCGGCGCGAGATCAACACCAACAAGGGCGAACCGCTGATGGCCATCATGCCCGGCGAGGCGCTGGCCGAGCTGTGGAGCGTGACCGCCATGGCAGAGCGCGCCCTGCTGGCAGTGTCGATCTTCGTCATCGCGGTCGGGGTTGTCTCGATCCTGACCTCCATTCTGACCAGCCTGAACGAGCGGCGGCGGGAGATGTCCATCCTGCGGGCCGTCGGCGCCCGGCCTGGGCACATCTTCGGCCTGCTGACGCTGGAGGCCGGCCTGATTGGCTTTCTCGGCGCCTTGCTCGGCATTTTGATCGTACATGGCCTGATCCTGATCGCCGGGCCGATCGTGATGCAGCGATATGGCATTTCGCTTGGTGGAACGGGCCCCGGCATGACAGATCTGCTGACACTGCTGGCCGTCACCGGCGCCTCCCTGCTGGCAGGGGCCATTCCGGCCTGGGCCGCTTTCCGCAGATCCCTCGCTGACGGCCTGTCTGTGAAGTTGTAG
- a CDS encoding DUF3299 domain-containing protein, with protein MKRSLLLPALILISLSPACGQATAPSADAETPPEVSVETVADASATTADTGPQVGDKIGESDAEKAAKDASVAAAAAEAMREQEEIKARGVTEISWEDLMPEGEEERLQKMYAAQMATLYSIQEGSAADTAMQIGSFNTVDTYDGKKIRMPGYTVPFSYDAKAEISEFLLVPYFGACIHAPPPPPNQTIFVRTDKPILLKDLPQAVWVEGTLHAQKQESDLADAAYTIDLSRVEKYEY; from the coding sequence ATGAAGCGTTCCCTCCTCCTTCCCGCCCTCATCCTGATCAGCCTGTCGCCCGCGTGCGGCCAGGCCACAGCGCCCTCTGCCGACGCCGAAACGCCTCCGGAAGTAAGCGTGGAAACCGTCGCGGACGCGTCCGCCACCACCGCCGACACCGGCCCGCAGGTCGGCGACAAGATCGGCGAAAGCGATGCAGAAAAAGCCGCGAAGGATGCCTCCGTCGCCGCTGCAGCGGCCGAAGCCATGCGCGAGCAGGAAGAGATCAAGGCCCGCGGCGTCACGGAAATCAGCTGGGAAGACCTGATGCCGGAAGGCGAGGAAGAGCGCCTGCAGAAGATGTATGCCGCCCAGATGGCGACGCTCTACTCCATTCAGGAAGGCTCTGCCGCCGATACGGCCATGCAGATCGGCTCTTTCAACACGGTCGATACCTATGACGGCAAGAAGATCCGCATGCCGGGCTACACGGTGCCGTTTTCCTATGATGCCAAGGCCGAGATCAGCGAATTCCTGCTGGTGCCCTATTTCGGCGCCTGTATTCACGCCCCGCCGCCGCCGCCGAACCAGACCATTTTCGTGCGGACCGACAAACCGATCCTGCTGAAAGACCTGCCACAGGCTGTCTGGGTCGAAGGCACGCTTCATGCACAGAAGCAGGAAAGCGACCTCGCGGACGCTGCCTATACCATCGATCTGTCACGGGTGGAGAAATACGAATACTGA
- a CDS encoding exopolysaccharide biosynthesis protein gives MSVTNAEDEKTLLQIVEAMAAGAPEDGYTLRQIFDHLDESAFGAGLFLLALPCCIPFLYGVPQVVSLPMMALAAQMALGHEQPWLPDALGNRKIDRKGLTAMAKGGRKWLGWIEAFSKPRFTKITGPRSERLLGLVLCIFCASILVPLPMTNTVPGFAVALAAFGLINKDGVLVIIGCVLGIVWVSMLLVLALPVALAAIYFSAHWITGLLGS, from the coding sequence ATGAGTGTCACCAACGCGGAAGACGAAAAAACCCTGCTCCAGATCGTCGAGGCGATGGCCGCCGGCGCGCCGGAAGACGGGTACACGCTGCGGCAGATTTTCGACCATCTGGACGAGAGTGCGTTCGGCGCGGGCCTGTTCCTGCTGGCCCTGCCCTGCTGCATTCCCTTCCTTTATGGCGTGCCGCAGGTGGTGTCCCTGCCCATGATGGCGCTCGCCGCACAGATGGCGCTCGGCCATGAACAGCCCTGGCTGCCGGACGCGCTGGGCAACCGCAAGATCGACCGCAAGGGCCTGACGGCCATGGCGAAAGGCGGCCGAAAATGGCTGGGCTGGATCGAGGCGTTCTCAAAGCCGCGCTTTACCAAGATTACCGGTCCGCGTTCCGAACGCCTGCTGGGCCTTGTACTTTGCATCTTCTGCGCGTCTATCCTGGTGCCACTGCCGATGACCAACACGGTTCCCGGATTTGCGGTGGCACTGGCGGCCTTCGGATTGATCAACAAGGACGGCGTTCTCGTCATTATCGGATGCGTTCTCGGGATCGTCTGGGTTTCCATGCTGCTTGTGCTGGCCTTGCCGGTCGCCCTGGCGGCGATCTATTTCTCGGCGCACTGGATCACGGGATTGTTAGGCTCGTGA